A DNA window from Sporosarcina sp. ANT_H38 contains the following coding sequences:
- the ruvB gene encoding Holliday junction branch migration DNA helicase RuvB → MEERVISGEVSEFDERFEQSLRPQFLTQYIGQEKVKENLSIFIEAAKGRSESLDHVLLYGPPGLGKTTLATVIANEMDVNIRMTSGPAIERPGDLAAVVSSLEPGDVLFIDEIHRLNRAIEEVLYPAMEDFCLDIVVGKGPSARSIRLDLPPFTLIGATTRAGALSAPLRDRFGVPLRLEYYDVAPLKEIVIRSAGLFEVAIDEQAAVEIARRSRGTPRIANRLLRRVRDYAQVRGNGSITIDIANDALEMLQVDSHGLDHIDHKLLTGMIERFRGGPVGIDTISASIGEESVTIEDVYEPYLLQIGFIQRTPRGRIATRLAYEHFGYPVPEHNDF, encoded by the coding sequence ATGGAGGAACGTGTTATTTCCGGAGAAGTATCGGAGTTCGATGAACGTTTTGAACAATCGCTTAGACCGCAATTTCTGACTCAATATATCGGACAGGAAAAAGTGAAAGAAAACCTCAGTATTTTCATCGAAGCAGCAAAAGGCCGCAGCGAAAGTTTAGACCATGTCCTATTGTATGGACCACCGGGTCTCGGAAAGACGACGCTCGCAACCGTCATTGCCAATGAAATGGACGTCAATATCCGAATGACTAGTGGCCCTGCAATTGAACGCCCTGGTGATCTCGCAGCTGTCGTTTCATCTCTCGAACCGGGAGATGTGTTGTTTATCGATGAAATCCATAGGTTAAACCGTGCAATCGAAGAAGTGTTGTATCCTGCGATGGAAGACTTTTGTTTGGATATTGTTGTAGGGAAAGGGCCATCTGCACGCTCGATACGACTCGATTTACCGCCATTCACACTGATCGGGGCAACAACACGTGCAGGCGCATTATCTGCGCCGCTAAGAGACAGGTTCGGCGTTCCACTTCGGCTTGAGTATTACGATGTTGCTCCACTCAAGGAAATCGTCATTCGCAGTGCAGGGCTTTTTGAAGTGGCTATCGACGAGCAGGCGGCTGTTGAAATTGCCCGCCGTTCCCGTGGTACTCCGCGTATTGCAAACAGGCTGTTACGCCGTGTGCGAGATTATGCACAAGTAAGAGGCAACGGCAGCATTACAATTGATATTGCAAATGACGCGCTTGAAATGCTGCAAGTCGATTCACATGGTCTTGATCATATTGACCATAAGTTGCTAACTGGAATGATTGAACGCTTTCGTGGCGGACCTGTTGGGATTGATACGATATCCGCAAGTATTGGCGAAGAGTCGGTGACAATTGAAGATGTCTACGAACCCTATCTTCTTCAAATTGGCTTTATCCAGCGGACGCCGCGCGGACGGATTGCGACTCGTCTTGCATACGAGCATTTCGGCTATCCAGTTCCCGAGCACAACGATTTCTAA
- the ruvA gene encoding Holliday junction branch migration protein RuvA, giving the protein MYDYIKGQVTRVTPEHITLEQGGIGWLIMTPNPYAFHKTEDIQQVFTFLHVREDIQLLLGFKSLEQRELFKKLITVSGIGPKGALAILASGIPSQVIGAIEREDETFLVQFPGVGKKTARQMILDLKGKLYDLFNAMDMPDEDVTLLTMAENGALDEAILALEALGYSQRELTKVKPKLEKEELDTEGYMKMALRLLLKQN; this is encoded by the coding sequence TTGTACGACTACATAAAAGGGCAAGTCACACGTGTGACGCCTGAACATATTACACTCGAACAGGGCGGGATAGGTTGGCTTATAATGACGCCGAATCCGTATGCTTTTCATAAAACAGAAGATATCCAGCAAGTGTTTACTTTTCTGCATGTCCGAGAAGATATTCAGTTACTTCTCGGTTTCAAATCACTTGAACAGCGAGAATTGTTTAAAAAGCTGATTACGGTTTCAGGTATCGGTCCAAAAGGTGCGCTCGCAATACTTGCTAGTGGCATTCCCTCACAAGTGATTGGCGCAATCGAACGGGAGGATGAAACGTTCCTAGTTCAATTTCCTGGAGTTGGGAAAAAGACGGCGCGGCAGATGATCCTCGATTTGAAAGGGAAATTGTATGATTTATTTAATGCAATGGACATGCCAGATGAGGATGTTACACTTCTTACAATGGCGGAAAATGGTGCGCTTGATGAAGCAATACTTGCACTAGAAGCACTTGGTTACTCTCAGCGAGAGCTGACGAAAGTGAAACCGAAATTAGAAAAAGAAGAACTTGATACAGAAGGGTACATGAAAATGGCACTTCGATTATTATTGAAACAGAATTAA
- a CDS encoding ATP-binding protein, translated as MIETLMVNFLFLLSPVLVALIFFEDKLTKFNKYILVLMAAIALLLCMAFPITIDLGFIIDLRYIPFIIVALFGGYKMVFPLYLVLNLYRFIIGGEGIYHSLIFSTIIFLLVPLLSRRFMQQNSRKRILYATGTGIGVSVLHFFGLSFDYPTLTTEYWTLVFCNLTTHSIVIFIIMSLVEKIISNIKTRETYVQSERMKDISNFSASIAHEIRNPLTVTRGFLQLLNESKTLTADEKIYIDFSLKEVERAGNIVSDFLTFSKPQSENVVFSDFSKDLNYVENIMQPYAKMNRVNILVRFTNTLKIKYDENQIQQCLINLLKNGIESMQENGGTLYVEVSEHEKNILIKIQDSGIGMTTEGISQLGKPYYSTKKEGTGLGMLMVYSTIRNVKGEIKVKSTVGKGTTFLLYIPV; from the coding sequence TTGATTGAAACACTAATGGTTAATTTTCTGTTTTTACTCTCTCCGGTTTTAGTAGCTTTGATTTTCTTTGAGGATAAATTAACTAAATTTAATAAATATATCCTTGTTTTAATGGCGGCAATTGCGCTCTTATTATGTATGGCGTTTCCAATTACAATAGATTTAGGGTTTATTATTGATTTAAGATACATACCATTTATCATCGTTGCACTTTTTGGTGGCTATAAAATGGTCTTTCCGCTTTATCTTGTTTTAAATTTGTACCGTTTTATCATTGGCGGAGAAGGGATTTATCACTCTCTGATTTTCTCAACAATTATTTTTTTGCTTGTTCCTTTATTAAGCAGAAGATTTATGCAGCAAAATTCGCGTAAAAGAATTTTATATGCAACAGGTACCGGCATCGGTGTAAGTGTTTTACACTTTTTCGGATTGAGCTTCGATTATCCGACGTTAACAACTGAATACTGGACGTTAGTTTTCTGTAATTTAACAACTCATTCCATTGTAATATTCATCATCATGTCTTTAGTAGAAAAAATAATATCCAACATAAAAACACGTGAAACGTATGTGCAATCAGAAAGAATGAAAGATATTAGCAATTTTTCGGCCAGTATTGCCCATGAAATAAGAAACCCGCTTACTGTAACAAGGGGATTTTTACAACTGCTAAACGAGTCGAAAACGCTTACCGCTGATGAAAAAATATACATTGATTTTTCGTTAAAAGAAGTAGAACGGGCAGGGAATATTGTCAGTGATTTTCTAACGTTCTCCAAACCGCAATCCGAAAATGTTGTCTTTTCGGATTTCTCGAAAGATTTAAATTATGTAGAAAATATTATGCAACCATATGCGAAGATGAATCGAGTTAATATCCTGGTTCGTTTTACGAATACACTGAAAATAAAATATGATGAAAATCAAATTCAACAATGCCTCATCAATTTATTGAAAAATGGCATCGAATCGATGCAGGAAAACGGTGGCACCCTCTATGTTGAGGTTTCGGAACACGAGAAGAATATCTTGATAAAGATTCAAGACAGCGGGATTGGTATGACAACAGAAGGGATTTCGCAATTAGGAAAACCTTATTACTCTACAAAAAAAGAAGGAACAGGTCTTGGAATGCTCATGGTTTATAGTACGATCAGGAATGTTAAAGGGGAAATTAAAGTAAAAAGTACAGTTGGAAAAGGAACAACTTTTCTATTATACATACCTGTTTAA
- the yajC gene encoding preprotein translocase subunit YajC, whose protein sequence is MSGGLVQLLPFVAMFAVMWFLLIRPAQKKQKATKQMQSGLKRGDKVITIGGLHGTVDAVDDSSVYLKVSEGNTLQFDRQAVGRVTESI, encoded by the coding sequence ATGAGTGGTGGATTAGTGCAACTATTACCTTTCGTTGCGATGTTTGCAGTGATGTGGTTCTTACTTATCAGACCGGCGCAAAAGAAACAGAAAGCGACGAAGCAAATGCAATCAGGTTTGAAACGTGGAGATAAGGTTATTACAATCGGCGGTCTTCATGGCACAGTCGATGCTGTGGATGATTCATCGGTTTACCTTAAAGTTTCTGAAGGTAATACATTACAGTTCGACAGACAAGCAGTAGGACGTGTAACAGAATCAATCTAA
- the tgt gene encoding tRNA guanosine(34) transglycosylase Tgt: MTAVTYEHIKTCKQTGARLGIVHTPHGSFETPAFMPVGTQATVKTLSPEELKEVGAGIILSNTYHLWLRPGQDIIEEAGGLHKFMNWDRPILTDSGGFQVFSLSEFRKIEEEGVHFRHHLNGSKLFLSPEKAMEIQNSLGADIMMAFDECPPFPATREYMKASVERTSRWAERCLGAHARPADQALFGIIQGGEFEELRAQSAKDLVSLDFPGYAIGGLSVGEPKDIMNRILEHTTPLLPQDKPRYLMGVGSPDSLIDGAIRGIDMFDCVLPTRIARNGTLMTSEGRLNIRNAKFERDFRPLDEKCSCHVCKTYSRAYIRHLIKADETFGIRLTSYHNLHFLLNLMEQVRDAIRHDRLGDFREEFFESYGFNKPNAKNF; this comes from the coding sequence ATGACAGCAGTCACATACGAACATATCAAAACATGTAAACAAACCGGAGCACGTCTTGGAATTGTCCATACACCTCACGGTTCATTCGAAACACCAGCATTTATGCCAGTTGGTACACAGGCAACTGTCAAAACATTGTCACCGGAAGAGTTGAAAGAAGTCGGAGCAGGAATTATTTTAAGTAATACCTACCATCTATGGCTTCGTCCGGGTCAGGATATCATTGAAGAGGCAGGCGGACTACATAAGTTCATGAACTGGGACAGACCGATTCTGACTGATTCAGGCGGTTTTCAAGTATTTTCACTAAGTGAATTCCGTAAAATCGAAGAGGAAGGTGTCCATTTTAGACATCATTTGAACGGCAGTAAACTGTTCCTCAGTCCCGAGAAAGCGATGGAAATCCAGAATTCACTAGGCGCAGATATTATGATGGCTTTCGATGAATGTCCGCCATTCCCAGCAACACGTGAATATATGAAAGCAAGCGTAGAACGGACATCTAGATGGGCTGAAAGATGTCTCGGAGCTCATGCACGACCGGCAGATCAAGCCTTGTTCGGTATTATACAAGGCGGTGAGTTCGAGGAATTACGCGCTCAAAGTGCAAAAGATCTTGTGTCACTTGATTTCCCTGGTTACGCGATCGGTGGTCTGTCAGTCGGCGAGCCGAAAGACATTATGAACCGTATTCTTGAGCATACGACACCGCTTCTTCCACAGGACAAGCCGCGTTACTTGATGGGAGTCGGATCGCCTGACTCGCTCATTGACGGTGCTATCCGCGGTATTGATATGTTCGACTGTGTCCTGCCAACTCGCATTGCGCGAAATGGTACATTGATGACGAGTGAAGGACGTTTGAATATACGGAATGCGAAGTTCGAACGTGATTTCCGTCCACTTGATGAAAAATGCAGTTGTCATGTATGTAAAACATACAGCCGAGCTTATATTCGCCATCTTATCAAAGCGGATGAAACTTTTGGAATCAGGTTGACGTCTTATCACAATCTTCACTTCCTCCTTAATTTAATGGAGCAAGTAAGAGATGCAATTCGTCATGATCGACTCGGAGATTTCCGTGAAGAGTTTTTTGAAAGCTACGGATTTAACAAACCGAATGCAAAAAACTTTTAA
- the queA gene encoding tRNA preQ1(34) S-adenosylmethionine ribosyltransferase-isomerase QueA, producing the protein MDVNDFDFDLPDNLIAQTPLLDRTASRLMVLDPETGEVKHNHFRDLLDELESGDILVLNDTRVLPARLMGVKEETGAMIEVLLLKQTGDDEWETLVKPAKRVKLGTIVTFGDGRLKAECTGILEQGGRIFKFIYEGIFYEILDELGQMPLPPYITETLDDQARYQTVFAKERGSAAAPTAGLHFTDEILASIRNKGVNIAFITLHVGLGTFRPISVDTIEDHTMHSEYYHVTEQTAAAINEAKAQGGRVIAVGTTSARTLETIASENGGKIIPSSGWTSIFIYPGYEFSILDGLLTNFHLPKSTLIMLISALTTRDHILAAYNKAVKEKYRFFSFGDAMFIKPSQRKES; encoded by the coding sequence ATGGATGTAAATGATTTTGATTTCGATTTACCAGATAATCTTATTGCACAAACTCCGTTGCTAGATCGCACAGCAAGCCGTCTTATGGTTCTCGACCCTGAGACTGGGGAAGTAAAACACAATCATTTTCGCGATCTTCTCGATGAACTTGAGTCTGGAGATATACTCGTACTCAATGATACGCGGGTTCTGCCTGCACGTTTGATGGGCGTGAAAGAAGAGACTGGCGCTATGATTGAAGTGTTGCTGCTGAAGCAAACTGGAGACGACGAGTGGGAAACGCTAGTGAAACCTGCGAAGCGAGTAAAGCTTGGAACGATTGTTACATTTGGCGATGGACGTTTGAAAGCAGAATGCACGGGCATTCTGGAACAAGGTGGGCGTATATTCAAGTTTATTTACGAAGGTATTTTTTATGAAATCCTAGATGAACTCGGACAAATGCCATTGCCGCCTTACATTACTGAGACGTTGGATGATCAGGCACGCTATCAAACGGTATTTGCGAAAGAACGTGGTTCTGCGGCGGCACCGACAGCAGGTCTTCATTTTACGGATGAAATCTTGGCAAGTATTCGGAACAAAGGGGTCAATATTGCATTCATCACGCTGCATGTCGGTCTCGGCACTTTCCGTCCGATAAGTGTAGATACGATTGAAGATCATACGATGCATTCCGAATATTATCATGTCACCGAACAAACAGCGGCAGCAATAAATGAAGCTAAAGCTCAAGGTGGGCGCGTTATAGCAGTTGGTACAACTTCTGCGCGGACACTCGAGACAATCGCTTCGGAAAATGGCGGTAAAATTATACCTTCGAGTGGATGGACGTCTATTTTCATCTACCCTGGTTATGAGTTCAGTATTTTGGATGGACTATTAACTAATTTTCATTTACCTAAATCGACGTTGATCATGCTGATTTCAGCACTAACAACTCGAGACCATATTTTAGCGGCATATAACAAGGCAGTTAAGGAAAAATATCGCTTCTTTAGCTTTGGAGATGCAATGTTCATAAAACCGTCACAAAGGAAGGAATCATAA